A genomic region of Papaver somniferum cultivar HN1 chromosome 7, ASM357369v1, whole genome shotgun sequence contains the following coding sequences:
- the LOC113294200 gene encoding uncharacterized protein LOC113294200, translating into MVGAKSCSTPSSTTIKLSTDDGDILDNPTKYRSLVGALKYITCTRPEIRFEVNPVCQFMHQPTITHMVAAKRILRYIKGTLHHGLLFSKGLTTLQVYNDVDWDGSPNDRRSTSGLCIFFGHNPISWSAKNQAIVARSSTEVEYRALYQTSAEVIGYVNFSEIYIFFFQHYPPNNVTTLAVLILPPTLFFTVK; encoded by the coding sequence ATGGTCGGTGCTAAGTCTTGTTCAACTCCATCTTCCACTACCATAAAACTAAGTACTGATGATGGTGATATTTTGGATAATCCTACAAAGTATAGATCTCTCGTAGGTGCTCTTAAATATATAACATGTACTCGGCCAGAGATAAGATTTGAAGTTAATCCagtttgtcaatttatgcatCAACCTACTATAACTCATATGGTGGCGGCTAAGAGAATACTGAGATATATCAAAGGCACACTACATCatggattattattttctaaGGGTCTCACAACTTTGCAAGTTTATAATGATGTTGATTGGGATGGTTCTCCCAATGATCGACGTTCTACAAGTggattatgcatcttttttggtcacAATCCCATTTCATGGTCTGCTAAAAATCAAGCTATTGTTGCTCGTTCAAGCACTGAAGTTGAATATCGTGCACTTTATCAAACTTCAGCTGAGGTAATTGGTTATGTCAACTTCTCAgagatttatatatttttcttccagcATTACCCACCCAACAATGTGACAACACTAGCAGTATTGATCTTGCCTCCAACATTGTTTTTCACAGTAAAATGA